One part of the Raphanus sativus cultivar WK10039 chromosome 7, ASM80110v3, whole genome shotgun sequence genome encodes these proteins:
- the LOC108815228 gene encoding nucleolin 1-like: MEEYATTKGMSLLTLNESDAKKIRPKNSYIGRIRVKGYNTDLPHDDVVNALRKHFSSCGEITDVYISVLPNNTLHSFGFVYFLGEGAVDKALQLSGRDMGGWNVIADPHPFPKDADCIGAAAVYVYGECAEEKVKLFVSL; the protein is encoded by the exons ATGGAGGAATACGCGACCACCAAA GGGATGAGTCTGCTGACATTGAATGAAAGTGATGCTAAGAAAATCAGACCAAAAAACAG CTACATTGGGAGGATTCGTGTGAAGGGATATAACACTGACCTTCCCCATGATGATGTAGTAAACGCGTTGAGAAAACATTTCTCTTCATGTGGAGAGATCACTGATGTTTACATCAGCGTACTACCCAATAATACTCTCCACAG ttttggttttgtttattttctcgGAGAAGGGGCAGTGGACAAGGCGTTGCAGCTTAGTGGACGTGACATGGGAGGCTGGAATGTCATTGCTGATCCTCATCCGTTTCCTAAAGATGCAGACTG cATAGGTGCAGCTGCCGTGTATGTTTATGGAGAATGTGCGGAAGAAAAG GTTAAGTTGTTTGtatctttgtga